From the Pieris napi chromosome 20, ilPieNapi1.2, whole genome shotgun sequence genome, one window contains:
- the LOC125059972 gene encoding protein FAM8A1: MSETERQNLTEQDGVTGASGDQPASEREAYFQALRLWIQQAQMYQNLSSCFPYYMMSLQGIQSNQTNVPLLNNNYQFQGQQFPFQVPIPPRATPDAQAPVPTLSPAEVIQRHGGYEYVIPPLYKRLLAEFIDFMLLFILKLIVTFIAVDMFDIIDLEKFDINKLSENYDDYKYAMELTSEILLLEIIYRIIVCFFEAYCLSGGVGRLGGMTPGKGLLGLRVVTASAVVLVEGRPKETVLLYPGRPVSFTVALVRSLLKNFLISLLFPLCLILFVFRFNRTGYDLLCGVIVVEENLYPPRRHAP; this comes from the exons ATGTCTGAAACAGAACGACAGAATTTAACGGAGCAAGATGGTGTCACGGGTGCTAGCGGCGATCAGCCTGCAAGTGAACGAGAGGCATATTTTCAGGCATTAAGATTATGGATACAACAGGCGCAAATGTATCAAAACTTATCGTCATGTTTTCCCTACTATATGATGAGTTTACAAGGCATCCAAAGCAATCAAACGAATGTTcctttacttaataataattaccaaTTTCAAGGACAACAGTTTCCATTTCAAGTCCCGATTCCTCCGAGGGCTACCCCTGACGCCCAAGCTCCTGTTCCAACATTAAGTCCTGCTGAAG TTATACAAAGGCATGGTGGCTATGAGTATGTTATTCCTCCACTTTATAAGAGGCTCTTAGCTGAATTTATAGATTTCATgctgttgtttattttaaagctcATAGTTACCTTCATAGCTGTGGATATGTTTGACATCAT tgatttagaaaaatttgatataaacaaattaagtgAAAACTATGATGACTACAAATATGCCATGGAACTGACATCggaaattttattacttgaaATTATTTACAGGATTATTGTTTGTTTCTTTGAG GCATACTGTCTGAGTGGCGGCGTTGGACGTTTGGGAGGTATGACACCTGGCAAAGGTTTACTTGGTCTTCGAGTGGTCACAGCCTCTGCAGTTGTCCTTGTAGAAGGCCGTCCAAAGGAAACAGTCCTGTTGTATCCTGGTCGACCAGTATCTTTTACTGTAGCGTTGGTACGCTCACTCCTAAAAAATTTCCTCATATCTCTCTTATTTCCTCTATgtcttattttgtttgtattccGTTTTAACAGGACAGGGTATGACCTGTTATGTGGTGTCATAGTTGTCGAAGAAAATTTATATCCCCCTAGACGACAtgcaccataa